From Brevibacillus marinus, a single genomic window includes:
- a CDS encoding LysM peptidoglycan-binding domain-containing protein: MSRFPSWKLTLLHAVLAGAVLLPSTAAFAQTITIQPGDSLYLISQRYQVPIEHLKIANHLTSDTIYAGRSLFVPPPSTVYTVQSGDVLWKIAARYGVSPREIKEASNLADADWLRVGQKLLIPVKPGSPQTAPDKPWVEYITYTVKQGDTPWTISLAHGIPMSEFLKVNKLSESQYLNIGQVVQIPVHHIPVTQTPSAAYGEYLDWFAAAQYLFPINAVATVTDFATKKQFKVKRTTGAGHADAEPLTAYDAAVIKQVWGGNYSWEVRPVIVEVNGRRLAASMSSMPHDVESIADNNFPGHFDIHFLNSVRHRDGQIDQRHQAAVRTAAGR, from the coding sequence ATGAGCCGATTCCCATCCTGGAAGCTGACCTTGTTGCATGCAGTCCTGGCAGGAGCCGTGCTTCTTCCGTCCACGGCGGCTTTTGCGCAAACGATCACGATTCAACCCGGCGACAGCCTGTACCTGATCAGTCAGCGCTACCAGGTACCCATCGAGCACCTGAAAATTGCCAATCATCTGACTTCCGACACGATTTACGCAGGCAGAAGCCTGTTTGTCCCGCCCCCCTCCACTGTCTACACGGTACAAAGCGGGGATGTGCTGTGGAAAATTGCCGCCAGGTACGGCGTTTCCCCTCGCGAAATCAAAGAAGCAAGCAACCTCGCCGATGCTGACTGGCTGAGGGTAGGGCAAAAATTGCTGATTCCCGTCAAACCGGGATCTCCCCAAACCGCGCCGGACAAGCCTTGGGTGGAATACATCACCTATACGGTGAAGCAGGGCGATACGCCCTGGACGATCTCCCTTGCGCACGGGATTCCGATGAGCGAGTTTTTGAAGGTAAACAAGCTGAGCGAATCGCAATACCTCAACATCGGGCAGGTGGTGCAGATACCGGTCCACCACATTCCGGTGACGCAAACGCCAAGTGCCGCATACGGTGAGTACCTGGATTGGTTTGCAGCCGCCCAGTACCTCTTTCCGATCAATGCCGTGGCAACCGTCACCGATTTTGCCACGAAAAAGCAGTTCAAAGTGAAGCGGACGACGGGGGCCGGCCACGCGGATGCCGAGCCGCTGACCGCTTACGACGCAGCGGTCATCAAACAAGTCTGGGGCGGAAACTACTCCTGGGAGGTCCGTCCGGTTATCGTCGAGGTAAACGGACGCCGCTTGGCCGCCTCGATGAGCTCGATGCCGCACGATGTCGAATCCATCGCCGACAATAACTTCCCCGGTCACTTCGACATTCACTTTTTAAACAGCGTGCGCCATCGTGACGGACAGATCGATCAGCGGCACCAGGCGGCCGTGCGGACAGCAGCCGGACGCTGA
- a CDS encoding cysteine desulfurase family protein — translation MIYLDNSATTKPYPEVVETVRQVMENYYGNPSSLHQKGVEAEQVLKQARQIAAHALRVKPGEIIFTSGGTESNNTAIKGVATQYRNRGKHLVTTQIEHPAVYDVCKQLEAFGYEVTYLPVNAEGRISLEELKQAIRPDTILVSVMHVNNELGTIQPIAEIGAYLQRFPKIVFHVDAVQSFGKIPLHVREWGIDLLSVSAHKFHGPRGVGILYKREGLQIQPLLTGGGQEAGVRSGTENLPAIAGMAKAIRIMEERREQTAALYRELTARLRRGIASIPGCVVNTPEELTAPHILNFSVPGVKAEVLLHALEEQGFLVSTRSACSSKRNEPSRVLMATGMGRERALSAIRLSVGAENKPEEMDRFVDVLRDAVQRLRPYQNV, via the coding sequence GTGATTTATCTTGACAACAGCGCAACGACGAAACCGTACCCGGAAGTGGTGGAAACGGTTCGGCAGGTGATGGAGAACTATTACGGCAATCCGTCCTCGCTGCATCAGAAAGGTGTGGAAGCGGAGCAGGTGCTCAAGCAGGCGCGGCAGATTGCGGCCCATGCTTTGCGCGTGAAGCCGGGCGAGATTATTTTCACATCGGGCGGGACGGAGAGCAACAATACGGCGATCAAAGGCGTTGCCACGCAGTACCGCAACAGAGGAAAACATTTGGTCACGACACAGATCGAACACCCTGCTGTCTACGACGTCTGCAAGCAGTTGGAAGCGTTCGGCTATGAAGTGACGTACTTGCCGGTCAATGCAGAGGGGCGGATCTCGCTGGAGGAGCTCAAACAGGCGATCCGACCAGACACGATCCTTGTCTCCGTGATGCATGTAAATAATGAATTGGGCACGATTCAGCCGATTGCGGAGATCGGTGCGTACTTGCAGCGGTTTCCCAAAATCGTCTTCCATGTTGACGCCGTGCAGAGCTTCGGCAAAATTCCCTTGCATGTGCGGGAGTGGGGGATTGACCTGTTGAGCGTATCCGCCCACAAGTTTCACGGCCCGCGCGGCGTGGGAATCCTCTACAAGCGGGAAGGTTTGCAGATTCAGCCGCTCTTGACCGGGGGCGGACAGGAAGCGGGCGTCCGTTCCGGCACGGAAAATCTGCCGGCCATTGCCGGGATGGCCAAGGCGATTCGCATCATGGAAGAGCGGCGCGAGCAGACGGCAGCTTTGTATCGGGAGCTGACCGCCCGCCTGCGCCGGGGCATCGCGTCCATTCCCGGTTGTGTCGTGAATACGCCGGAGGAGTTGACGGCGCCCCACATTCTCAATTTTTCCGTGCCGGGCGTGAAGGCGGAGGTCCTGCTTCACGCGCTGGAGGAACAAGGCTTTCTCGTCTCTACGCGGTCAGCGTGTTCCTCCAAGCGGAACGAACCCAGTCGGGTGCTGATGGCCACCGGGATGGGCCGCGAACGGGCACTGTCGGCGATCCGGCTAAGCGTCGGAGCCGAGAACAAACCGGAGGAGATGGATCGCTTCGTCGACGTGCTGCGTGATGCCGTGCAGCGGCTCCGCCCTTATCAGAATGTGTAA
- the thiI gene encoding tRNA uracil 4-sulfurtransferase ThiI has translation MKYDMIMIRYGELALKGRNRDIFEKILLQRVKEALPPDTSATVYRSYGRMYVDLNGEQAEEVIRRLQRVFGIISVSPIKRVESSKEAIKQGALELIRSIVPAPATFRVVTRRADKRYPQSSMDVSRMVGTHILRNVPGIKVDLHQPDAVVQIEIRSEGTFLTSETVPGCGGLPVGASGKVLLLLSGGIDSPVAGWMMMKRGVALEAVHFHSYPFTSERSLQKVRDLARKLAEWGGAIRLHVVPFTEIQTAIRERCPEDYLITIMRRFMMRISERIARENGALALATGESLGQVASQTLESMQTINNVVQIPILRPLISMDKVEIMDVARKIDTYELSILPYEDCCTIFTPKNPVTRPKPEQASRFEQRLDVEGLVASAVTGTVVEEIAAQPREVGAELF, from the coding sequence ATGAAGTACGATATGATCATGATTCGTTACGGCGAACTTGCCTTGAAAGGTCGAAACCGCGACATCTTTGAAAAAATACTGCTGCAGCGGGTAAAGGAAGCGCTGCCCCCTGATACAAGCGCAACCGTGTACCGCAGCTACGGCAGGATGTACGTGGATCTGAACGGGGAGCAGGCGGAGGAGGTGATCCGGCGTCTGCAGCGCGTATTTGGGATCATCTCGGTCAGTCCGATCAAACGTGTGGAATCGTCAAAAGAGGCGATCAAGCAGGGCGCGCTGGAATTGATCCGCTCGATTGTGCCCGCCCCCGCGACGTTCCGGGTGGTGACCCGCCGGGCAGACAAGCGCTATCCGCAATCGTCGATGGATGTCAGCAGGATGGTCGGCACCCATATTTTGCGCAATGTGCCGGGAATCAAGGTCGACCTCCATCAACCGGACGCGGTGGTCCAGATCGAAATCCGCTCCGAGGGAACGTTTCTGACGAGCGAAACGGTGCCCGGTTGCGGCGGACTTCCCGTCGGGGCCAGCGGCAAAGTGCTGCTTCTGCTCTCCGGCGGGATCGACAGTCCGGTCGCCGGCTGGATGATGATGAAGCGAGGGGTTGCGCTGGAAGCGGTTCACTTTCACAGCTATCCCTTTACCAGTGAGCGTTCCCTGCAAAAAGTCCGCGATTTGGCGCGTAAACTGGCTGAATGGGGCGGTGCGATTCGCCTGCATGTGGTGCCGTTTACGGAAATTCAAACCGCGATTCGCGAACGCTGCCCGGAAGATTACTTAATTACCATCATGCGCCGTTTCATGATGCGGATCAGCGAGCGCATCGCCCGCGAAAACGGAGCGCTGGCGCTGGCCACGGGCGAGAGTTTGGGACAAGTGGCGTCGCAAACGCTGGAGAGCATGCAGACGATCAACAACGTCGTCCAGATTCCCATCCTGCGTCCGTTGATCAGCATGGATAAAGTGGAGATCATGGATGTCGCCCGCAAGATCGACACCTATGAGCTTTCCATCCTGCCTTATGAAGATTGCTGTACGATTTTTACGCCCAAGAACCCGGTAACCCGTCCCAAACCGGAGCAGGCCAGCCGTTTTGAACAGCGGTTGGACGTCGAAGGATTGGTGGCCAGTGCGGTGACGGGCACTGTGGTGGAAGAGATTGCGGCACAGCCGCGTGAAGTGGGAGCAGAATTGTTTTAA
- a CDS encoding fumarylacetoacetate hydrolase family protein: protein MIVRYERNGKVKHGWLVEAAQKVRVIEGDVYKTDGQKPVMTGLELPLADVRLLAPCTPSKVVCIGVNYKDHAQEMGIELPKEPLMFLKPATTVIGPGEAIVHPSLTENLHYEGELAVVIKKPARRIKAEEAEEYILGYTCAIDVTARDLQQRDGQWTRAKGFDTFCPLGPAIAPKLDHRNLRIVTKVNGEVRQDSSTSQLVFDVPQLLEAITAVMTLLPGDVVLTGTPSGVGQVRVGDEISVTIEGIGTLTNRVVAEE, encoded by the coding sequence ATGATTGTACGTTATGAACGAAACGGGAAAGTCAAACACGGTTGGTTGGTAGAAGCAGCACAAAAAGTCCGGGTGATTGAAGGCGACGTCTACAAGACGGACGGGCAAAAACCGGTGATGACCGGATTGGAACTGCCGCTTGCCGATGTGCGGCTGCTTGCTCCCTGCACGCCCAGCAAAGTGGTCTGCATTGGCGTGAATTACAAGGATCACGCGCAGGAAATGGGGATTGAGCTGCCGAAAGAACCGTTGATGTTTCTGAAGCCGGCGACCACTGTGATCGGACCGGGCGAAGCGATCGTGCATCCTTCGCTGACGGAAAACCTTCATTATGAGGGAGAATTGGCGGTTGTGATCAAAAAGCCGGCCCGGCGGATCAAAGCGGAAGAGGCGGAGGAGTACATACTGGGCTACACATGTGCAATTGATGTGACCGCCCGCGATCTGCAGCAGCGTGACGGACAGTGGACGCGAGCAAAAGGATTTGATACGTTTTGCCCGTTGGGCCCTGCTATTGCCCCGAAGCTGGACCATCGCAATCTGCGGATTGTCACCAAAGTAAATGGAGAAGTGCGGCAGGATTCGAGCACGAGTCAACTGGTGTTCGACGTACCGCAGCTGTTGGAGGCCATCACAGCGGTGATGACCCTTTTGCCCGGTGATGTGGTGTTGACCGGCACGCCTTCAGGCGTGGGACAGGTTCGGGTGGGGGATGAAATTTCTGTCACGATCGAAGGAATCGGCACCCTTACCAATCGCGTCGTCGCGGAAGAGTAA